A window of the Tunturibacter empetritectus genome harbors these coding sequences:
- a CDS encoding ABC transporter ATP-binding protein — MNSSSGRSSDRGNVYASGCGWKPKLVTAIPEVWMLVKPFRWLIFGCFTLMIVNRICSLAVPVAFRYLVNDVMYGHRFDKLALIVGAVAGATCIQGVTTFFLSQKLSITGQRLIADLRKQVQKHIGRLPISFYDGSRAGDLTARIMNDAEGVRDLVGAGLVDLAGGILTAIIALVLLLRISTLMTMLTFCVLFGFGFFLKTALGITRPIFHERSKLTAEVAGRLTESLAAVRVVKGYRAEASEANVFANGAERILKNHVSSISAQSCMSLASTILFGIVGGLIMYLGALEVKGHRLDIGSYVEFIVLLAFMVAPIALLVSVGSQLTESITKLHRTAVLLREPKEDSEICRTQMIGPIQGSVVFRDVSFTYTTGKAVLHGVQFEADPGTVTALVGASGAGKSTIISLICGFYIPVNGKIFIDDVDLSTVQLDSYRQQLGVVLQDTFLFDGSIRENVLFSRPDAHREQWLEACRIARVDEFVERLPDQYETVVGERGIRLSGGQRQRISIARAILANPRILILDEATSSLDSESEAMIQAGLSSLMSGRTTFVIAHRLSTIRRADQILVLDHGKIVERGTHESLYTLQQHYYDFYTKQYGLESNLFLATGEGELCPTPV, encoded by the coding sequence ATGAATTCCTCTTCCGGAAGATCCAGCGACAGAGGCAATGTATATGCATCGGGCTGCGGATGGAAGCCAAAGCTTGTCACGGCAATCCCCGAGGTCTGGATGCTCGTCAAGCCATTTCGCTGGCTCATCTTTGGTTGTTTTACGTTGATGATCGTTAACCGCATATGTAGCCTTGCAGTTCCCGTCGCTTTCCGTTACTTAGTCAACGATGTAATGTACGGACATCGTTTCGATAAATTAGCGCTTATCGTGGGTGCCGTCGCTGGGGCGACATGCATTCAGGGTGTTACTACTTTTTTTCTTTCTCAAAAGCTTTCCATTACTGGTCAACGTTTGATCGCGGACCTTCGGAAACAAGTTCAGAAACATATTGGTCGCCTCCCCATCTCGTTTTACGATGGCAGTCGCGCGGGAGATCTCACCGCCCGCATTATGAACGATGCGGAGGGTGTACGTGACCTGGTAGGCGCCGGCCTCGTGGATTTGGCAGGAGGTATTCTGACAGCGATCATCGCTCTAGTCCTTCTTTTACGCATCAGCACCTTGATGACAATGTTGACTTTCTGCGTTCTGTTCGGTTTTGGATTCTTTCTTAAGACTGCACTTGGCATTACGCGTCCGATTTTTCATGAACGCTCCAAGCTGACTGCTGAGGTAGCTGGGCGCTTAACCGAATCGCTTGCAGCTGTGCGTGTAGTAAAGGGCTACCGTGCCGAAGCTAGCGAGGCTAATGTGTTCGCCAATGGCGCTGAGCGCATACTTAAGAACCATGTGAGCTCCATCAGTGCACAATCATGTATGTCACTGGCGTCTACTATCCTGTTCGGCATAGTTGGCGGCCTGATCATGTATCTCGGGGCACTAGAGGTGAAGGGACACCGTTTAGACATCGGCAGTTATGTGGAGTTCATCGTGCTGCTGGCTTTTATGGTGGCTCCCATTGCCCTCCTCGTTAGTGTCGGAAGTCAACTTACAGAGTCCATCACCAAGCTTCACCGTACCGCGGTCCTCCTTAGAGAACCTAAGGAGGACAGTGAGATATGCCGTACCCAAATGATTGGTCCAATCCAAGGTAGCGTCGTCTTCAGGGATGTCTCATTCACTTACACAACCGGGAAGGCTGTATTGCATGGAGTTCAGTTCGAGGCCGATCCAGGTACAGTGACCGCGCTGGTCGGCGCTTCCGGTGCTGGTAAATCTACAATCATCTCGCTAATTTGCGGATTTTATATTCCAGTTAACGGCAAGATCTTTATCGATGATGTCGACTTGTCAACCGTGCAGCTCGACAGCTATCGCCAACAATTGGGCGTAGTGCTGCAGGATACATTTTTGTTCGATGGAAGCATCCGTGAAAACGTTCTATTCAGCCGTCCTGACGCACATAGAGAACAGTGGCTGGAGGCTTGCCGTATCGCCCGGGTGGATGAATTCGTCGAGCGACTTCCGGATCAGTATGAGACAGTCGTGGGCGAAAGGGGAATCCGGCTTTCGGGGGGACAGCGTCAGCGAATCTCCATCGCACGCGCCATTCTAGCGAACCCGCGCATTCTCATCCTCGACGAGGCCACAAGTTCGCTTGACTCAGAATCCGAAGCGATGATCCAAGCAGGTCTGAGTTCTTTAATGAGTGGCAGAACAACTTTTGTTATCGCTCATCGGCTTTCCACAATCCGGCGCGCAGACCAGATTCTTGTGCTTGATCACGGGAAGATCGTCGAACGCGGAACGCACGAATCTCTGTATACCCTCCAGCAGCATTACTATGACTTCTACACGAAACAATACGGACTTGAAAGCAACCTGTTTCTGGCAACAGGCGAAGGAGAACTATGCCCAACTCCAGTTTGA
- a CDS encoding phytanoyl-CoA dioxygenase family protein, with amino-acid sequence MQSFREIDASHVDSAHLKNELDSRGYALIRRLLPFEDIENLLRKIAQILSDEGWLLPNQQPIARAANLRAACSESDPAFKRLYEKVFNLEALHSFAHHPKVFEVMRLLVGPKLLVHPKPIVRLIFPNCDRSVIHAHQDHLAVGGDTNCFTAWLPLHDCPAELGPLQVLEGSHRFGLQDADPDTGVISKGNVRGREWVSGAINAGDALIFHSLTVHSASPNTSSQLRISMDCRFQDYSHILNPANFVFPGSNDRSWESTYAYWVSKDLKYFWKHLPLRFKPSIDELTTLVNTVDSERMRVRYGRILSQIKLQMPLDTMSEVDQGSLSSQLPLPQNPVHEGL; translated from the coding sequence ATGCAGTCATTTCGCGAAATCGATGCTAGTCACGTGGATTCAGCTCACCTAAAGAACGAGTTGGATTCGCGTGGTTACGCGCTCATCAGGCGGCTCCTGCCATTTGAAGACATTGAGAATTTGCTGCGCAAGATCGCGCAGATTCTCTCTGACGAAGGCTGGCTGCTGCCAAATCAGCAACCCATAGCGCGAGCAGCCAACCTAAGGGCAGCCTGTAGTGAATCTGATCCTGCATTCAAGCGACTCTACGAAAAAGTTTTCAACCTTGAAGCCTTGCACTCTTTTGCTCATCACCCAAAAGTTTTTGAGGTAATGCGTTTGCTGGTTGGCCCAAAGCTGCTTGTTCACCCGAAACCGATCGTTCGATTGATCTTTCCTAATTGCGATCGATCAGTGATTCATGCACATCAGGATCACTTAGCCGTTGGAGGTGATACGAACTGCTTTACAGCGTGGTTGCCACTTCACGACTGTCCAGCTGAACTCGGTCCGCTGCAGGTTCTGGAAGGTTCCCATCGTTTCGGCCTGCAGGACGCCGATCCTGACACCGGAGTAATCTCAAAAGGTAATGTGCGAGGCAGAGAATGGGTGAGCGGGGCGATTAATGCGGGAGATGCGCTGATCTTCCATAGCTTAACTGTTCACTCCGCCTCTCCAAACACATCCAGTCAACTCCGAATTTCTATGGATTGCAGGTTTCAGGATTACTCGCACATTTTAAATCCTGCGAACTTCGTATTCCCCGGCTCGAACGATCGCTCATGGGAAAGCACCTATGCCTATTGGGTGTCGAAGGATCTTAAGTATTTCTGGAAGCACTTGCCCCTGAGATTCAAGCCATCAATTGACGAACTGACGACGCTTGTCAATACCGTCGATTCTGAGCGGATGCGAGTGCGTTACGGCAGAATCCTGAGCCAGATCAAGCTTCAGATGCCACTCGATACCATGTCAGAAGTTGATCAGGGCTCTCTATCGAGCCAGCTTCCGCTGCCGCAGAATCCGGTACACGAGGGCTTATGA
- a CDS encoding putative sugar O-methyltransferase — protein MKLASKYLRDPVQTLKSAGLRCRTAWTNRELLYRGGHHFKGDPRYDLDGVTRGFSDRIGDNGSDRPLLQRICRAYSLAMSQEQVTPRKYDPTPWWQQHRYHTLESVMRALASHDLDTLQKMYENFFRDDCSTGLLPVQRVKNNYFGHIIADFYRRLYLVDALYRLDYWKAETSGSYTVGDLAGPATGNPFGVALEDTLVRVGSEYQHYCAQRIARLLHGHATIAEIGGGFGGMAYYLLRDRPGTTYIDFDVPESISLTSYYLLKNFPHLKTVLYGEAELTFDTIRQADVILMPLFELAHLPNNIVDLSFSSHAMSDLAPEVMPEYLCDIARTTRNHFLYVGTEISAARIADFSEAMPSQFILLQSRQSGWNRHIAPKAGHVECIYQISRSPTSIPTSEQASPRTNAHVGTKE, from the coding sequence ATGAAATTAGCTTCTAAGTATCTACGTGATCCGGTTCAAACGCTGAAATCCGCCGGACTCAGATGTCGGACGGCGTGGACAAATCGGGAGCTTTTGTATCGAGGCGGCCATCACTTCAAAGGTGATCCCCGATACGATCTTGATGGCGTCACTCGCGGCTTTAGTGATCGCATCGGTGACAACGGCTCCGATCGGCCATTACTACAAAGGATTTGCAGGGCCTACTCCCTGGCAATGAGCCAAGAACAGGTTACCCCGAGGAAATACGATCCAACCCCTTGGTGGCAGCAACACCGCTATCACACACTTGAGTCTGTCATGCGGGCTTTGGCTTCGCACGACCTAGATACATTGCAGAAGATGTACGAGAACTTCTTCCGCGATGATTGTTCAACGGGACTGCTCCCCGTACAACGGGTAAAAAACAATTATTTCGGTCATATCATTGCCGATTTCTATCGCCGTCTGTATTTAGTCGATGCTCTCTATCGCCTGGACTACTGGAAGGCGGAGACAAGCGGCTCTTATACGGTTGGCGATCTGGCAGGTCCGGCGACCGGAAACCCTTTCGGCGTTGCTCTGGAAGATACTCTCGTCAGAGTAGGCTCTGAGTACCAGCACTACTGCGCGCAGAGAATTGCCCGGCTTCTGCATGGTCACGCCACGATCGCTGAGATCGGCGGGGGGTTCGGTGGAATGGCATATTATCTTCTTCGCGATCGCCCAGGAACAACTTACATTGATTTCGATGTGCCAGAAAGCATATCTCTCACGTCGTATTACCTGCTGAAAAACTTCCCGCACCTCAAGACTGTTTTGTATGGTGAGGCAGAGTTGACTTTCGATACGATCCGGCAGGCCGACGTCATCCTAATGCCATTATTCGAGCTTGCGCATCTCCCGAACAACATAGTCGACCTTAGCTTTAGCTCACATGCCATGTCAGATCTCGCACCGGAAGTCATGCCGGAATACTTATGCGACATCGCCCGGACCACACGAAATCATTTTCTTTATGTAGGAACCGAAATCTCTGCGGCGAGAATTGCGGACTTCTCCGAAGCTATGCCTAGCCAATTCATATTGTTGCAGTCGCGTCAGTCCGGCTGGAATCGTCATATCGCGCCCAAAGCTGGTCATGTGGAATGTATTTACCAAATTAGCCGTTCACCTACATCCATACCGACGTCTGAACAAGCCAGTCCGAGAACGAACGCCCATGTTGGGACAAAAGAGTGA